A single region of the Paramicrobacterium fandaimingii genome encodes:
- the hemW gene encoding radical SAM family heme chaperone HemW: protein MSPSALPLGDPAPPDGRLPPSAAVDSAARDLGVYVHVPFCRVRCGYCDFNTYTATELRGARQVDYADEALQEVRLAWQVLDDLGAESRTLSTVFFGGGTPTLLPAQDLARMLAGVRDQFGLSENAEVTTEANPDSVDARYLQDLADAGFTRVSFGMQSAVPHVLSTLERTHDPARIPDVVSAARDAGLSVSLDLIYGAPGESLDDWKRSLEHALRQNPDHLSAYALIVEDGTKLARQIRRGEVAIPDDDLEADMYEVAESTLAAEGFSWYEVSNWARTPDERSRHNRAYWTGQDWWGVGPGAHSHVGGVRWWNVKHPAAYAARLADATSPAAGRETLDSETRRIERILLETRIREGLSTRVLSASGRTAVAELIADELVNAEAALRGRIVLTVKGRLLADAVVRRLTD, encoded by the coding sequence ATGTCTCCGTCCGCTCTGCCGCTCGGCGACCCCGCACCACCCGATGGGCGTCTTCCGCCGTCGGCTGCCGTTGACTCCGCAGCGCGTGATCTCGGCGTGTACGTGCACGTGCCGTTCTGCCGCGTTCGCTGCGGCTACTGTGATTTCAACACCTACACAGCCACAGAGCTTCGCGGCGCACGCCAGGTGGATTACGCCGATGAAGCGCTGCAGGAAGTGCGTCTAGCCTGGCAGGTCCTTGACGACCTCGGTGCAGAGTCGCGCACACTGTCGACGGTGTTCTTCGGCGGGGGAACGCCGACGCTCTTGCCCGCGCAAGACCTGGCGCGGATGCTAGCTGGTGTTCGCGACCAGTTCGGCTTGAGCGAGAATGCCGAAGTGACGACGGAGGCGAATCCGGATAGCGTCGACGCACGCTACCTTCAGGACCTTGCGGACGCCGGGTTCACACGGGTCTCCTTCGGAATGCAATCCGCTGTTCCGCACGTGCTCTCCACCCTGGAGCGCACGCACGACCCTGCCCGAATCCCCGACGTTGTTTCGGCCGCTCGCGATGCTGGGCTCAGCGTCAGTCTCGATCTCATATACGGTGCCCCTGGGGAGAGCCTCGACGATTGGAAACGCTCACTGGAGCACGCGTTGCGCCAGAACCCTGATCACCTGTCTGCGTATGCCCTGATCGTTGAGGACGGCACGAAGCTCGCCCGCCAGATTCGCCGAGGTGAGGTCGCCATCCCCGATGACGATCTCGAGGCCGACATGTACGAGGTTGCAGAATCGACGCTCGCCGCCGAGGGCTTCAGCTGGTACGAAGTCAGCAATTGGGCGCGCACTCCCGACGAACGGTCGCGCCACAATCGCGCGTATTGGACGGGACAGGACTGGTGGGGGGTCGGCCCGGGAGCGCACAGTCACGTTGGGGGCGTGCGCTGGTGGAACGTCAAGCACCCCGCAGCATATGCGGCGCGGCTTGCCGATGCGACATCGCCAGCCGCTGGCAGGGAAACGCTCGACAGCGAGACGCGACGGATCGAGCGAATTCTCCTCGAAACCCGAATCCGAGAGGGACTCTCGACACGTGTGCTGAGCGCTTCTGGGCGGACCGCTGTCGCTGAGCTCATTGCCGATGAGCTCGTTAACGCCGAAGCCGCCCTTCGCGGTCGAATCGTACTGACCGTAAAAGGGCGGCTCCTGGCCGACGCCGTCGTGCGACGTCTGACCGACTGA
- a CDS encoding DUF1990 family protein — MRRSNFEDKPTDYAAVGATQAADLLQYPPDGYKPYEDTIKIGSGDERFAAASASILSWQVLRLAGITVSDIERGSGDAYQGVRFAEDGTPIRPGADRTEDRFSSDGTPYITSGTTATLSGRVGQYSVRGHVRVVYVIEDPQRVAFAFGTVSGHAISGEESFAIEHRDDDSVWFTVRAFVRPARWFYTVFPFLLMRRRKRLSAQYLRALSPAWANDVRE; from the coding sequence ATGCGCCGGTCCAACTTCGAAGACAAGCCGACGGACTACGCGGCCGTCGGCGCGACTCAGGCTGCCGACCTCTTGCAGTACCCTCCCGATGGCTACAAACCGTACGAGGACACCATCAAGATCGGCAGCGGCGATGAGCGTTTCGCCGCTGCATCCGCCTCAATTCTCTCGTGGCAAGTACTTCGGCTCGCGGGAATCACCGTTTCAGACATCGAGCGAGGCAGCGGCGACGCCTACCAAGGTGTGCGCTTCGCAGAGGACGGCACGCCGATACGGCCGGGTGCCGATCGGACGGAGGACCGCTTCTCTTCTGATGGCACCCCATACATCACGTCGGGAACGACGGCAACGCTATCGGGCCGCGTCGGGCAATATTCTGTTCGTGGGCACGTGCGCGTTGTGTATGTGATTGAAGATCCGCAGCGTGTGGCATTTGCGTTTGGAACCGTCTCCGGGCATGCGATCAGCGGCGAGGAATCGTTCGCGATCGAGCATCGCGATGACGACAGCGTGTGGTTCACCGTGCGGGCATTCGTGAGACCTGCCCGGTGGTTTTACACGGTGTTTCCGTTTTTGCTCATGCGGCGTCGCAAGCGATTGTCTGCCCAGTATCTGCGGGCACTGTCGCCCGCCTGGGCGAACGACGTGCGCGAATAG
- the lepA gene encoding translation elongation factor 4, which translates to MSPRAMTALEPAATDPAFIRNFCIIAHIDHGKSTLADRMLQVTGIVADRDMRAQYLDRMDIERERGITIKSQAVRMPWEKDGTTFALNMIDTPGHVDFTYEVSRSLAACEGAVLLVDAAQGIEAQTLANLYLALENDLEIIPVLNKIDLPAADPDKYAAELANLIGGSPDDVLRVSGKTGAGVDELLDRVVGRVPAPAGDEEAPARAMIFDSVYDSYRGVVTYVRMVDGSLRPRQKVQMMSTTATHELLEIGVSSPEPTPSKGLGVGEVGYLITGVKDVRQSRVGDTVTDSKTPAQKALPGYTDPKPMVFSGLYPIDGADYTDLREALDKLKLSDAALAYEPETSVALGFGFRCGFLGLLHLEIVSERLQREFGLDLIATAPSVTYEVTTEDKKTVTVTNPSEFPEGKISTVSEPVVKVGIIAPKEYVGTIMELCQSRRGTLLGMEYLGEERVEIRYSMPLGEIVFDFFDHLKSRTQGYASLDYEPMGEQESDLVKVDILLQGDQVDAFSAIVHREKAYAYGVLMTERLKKLIPRQQFEVPVQAAIGSRIIARESIRAMRKDVLAKCYGGDISRKRKLLEKQKEGKKRMKMVGRVEVPQEAFIAALSGETETKKDKK; encoded by the coding sequence TTGAGCCCCAGAGCAATGACGGCCCTTGAGCCAGCCGCTACCGATCCTGCGTTCATCCGCAACTTTTGCATCATCGCACATATCGACCACGGAAAGTCGACGCTCGCTGACCGCATGCTTCAGGTCACGGGGATTGTCGCCGATCGAGATATGCGGGCACAGTACCTTGACCGGATGGACATCGAGCGCGAGCGCGGAATCACGATCAAGAGCCAAGCCGTGCGCATGCCCTGGGAGAAGGACGGCACGACATTCGCTCTTAACATGATCGACACTCCTGGGCACGTGGATTTCACGTACGAGGTCTCCCGCTCACTCGCTGCCTGCGAAGGAGCGGTTCTGCTCGTTGACGCCGCACAGGGGATCGAGGCGCAGACCCTCGCCAATCTGTATCTCGCACTCGAGAACGACCTTGAGATCATTCCCGTGCTGAACAAGATCGACCTCCCAGCGGCAGACCCAGACAAGTATGCTGCCGAGCTCGCCAATCTCATCGGCGGTTCACCAGACGATGTTCTGCGCGTCTCGGGTAAGACAGGAGCTGGTGTCGACGAGCTTCTCGATCGTGTCGTCGGGCGGGTACCCGCTCCAGCTGGCGACGAGGAGGCACCGGCCCGAGCAATGATCTTCGATTCGGTATACGACAGCTACCGTGGGGTCGTCACCTACGTTCGCATGGTTGACGGCTCATTGCGACCGCGCCAAAAGGTGCAGATGATGTCGACGACCGCGACGCACGAGCTCCTGGAGATCGGCGTATCGTCCCCGGAGCCGACACCGAGCAAAGGATTGGGCGTCGGCGAAGTCGGCTACCTCATCACTGGTGTGAAAGATGTCAGGCAATCCCGAGTCGGCGACACTGTCACCGATTCGAAGACTCCGGCGCAGAAAGCGCTGCCTGGGTACACCGACCCGAAGCCGATGGTGTTTTCGGGGCTCTATCCGATTGATGGTGCGGATTACACCGACCTGCGCGAGGCGCTCGACAAGCTCAAGCTGTCGGATGCTGCGCTGGCTTACGAGCCTGAGACGTCCGTTGCGCTTGGCTTCGGCTTCCGCTGTGGATTTCTCGGATTGCTTCACCTGGAGATCGTGAGCGAGAGACTTCAACGGGAATTCGGGCTCGATCTCATCGCAACAGCACCGAGTGTCACGTACGAGGTGACAACCGAAGACAAGAAGACGGTGACGGTCACCAACCCGAGCGAGTTTCCCGAGGGCAAGATCAGCACTGTGTCCGAACCCGTCGTGAAGGTCGGGATCATCGCGCCAAAGGAATATGTCGGCACGATTATGGAGCTGTGTCAATCGCGCAGAGGAACTCTGCTCGGCATGGAGTACCTGGGAGAGGAACGCGTCGAGATTCGGTACAGCATGCCCCTTGGCGAGATCGTGTTCGACTTCTTCGACCATCTCAAAAGCCGAACGCAGGGGTATGCGTCCCTCGATTACGAACCGATGGGGGAGCAAGAATCCGATCTGGTCAAAGTTGACATTCTGCTTCAGGGCGATCAGGTCGATGCGTTCAGCGCGATTGTGCACCGCGAGAAGGCATATGCCTATGGAGTGCTCATGACGGAGAGGCTCAAGAAGCTCATCCCACGGCAACAGTTCGAGGTTCCCGTGCAGGCGGCCATCGGATCGCGTATTATCGCTCGCGAGTCGATCCGCGCAATGCGAAAAGACGTTCTCGCAAAGTGTTACGGCGGCGACATCTCGCGAAAGCGAAAGCTGCTGGAGAAGCAGAAAGAGGGCAAGAAGCGCATGAAGATGGTTGGGCGCGTGGAAGTGCCCCAGGAGGCTTTCATCGCGGCTCTCAGCGGCGAGACCGAGACAAAGAAGGACAAGAAGTAA
- the rpsT gene encoding 30S ribosomal protein S20: MANIKSQIKRIGTNLKAQERNRQVKSELKTAVRGARDAVAAGDKDKATKALALASKKLDKAVSKGVIHRNQAANRKAGLAQKVNAL; the protein is encoded by the coding sequence GTGGCAAACATTAAGTCGCAGATCAAGCGAATCGGCACCAACCTCAAGGCTCAGGAGCGCAACCGCCAGGTCAAGAGCGAGCTCAAGACCGCCGTGCGCGGTGCCCGTGATGCTGTCGCTGCAGGCGACAAGGACAAGGCAACCAAGGCTCTCGCACTCGCGTCGAAGAAGCTCGACAAGGCAGTAAGCAAGGGTGTCATCCACCGCAACCAGGCGGCTAACCGCAAGGCCGGTCTTGCTCAGAAGGTCAACGCCCTCTAA
- the holA gene encoding DNA polymerase III subunit delta translates to MAATRRSPAAKSSAAIPQLSWHEVRPAPVVLVSGPQDLFADRAIKGLRDYLRAEDPNLEINDIDAAAYQPGELLTLASPSLFAEPRLIRVSGAEKCTDAFLAESIEYVAGPAEGAYLVVRHGGGVRGKKLLETIRAASGTAIEIVCNDLKKDAEKYDFAKAEFVRARKQITPGALRQIVSAFSDDVAELAAACQQLVADAADQITESIVDRYYGGRVETTAFAVADIALAGRTAEALLSLRHALDSGADPVPIVAAFAMKVRAMAKVANATGSSGQLAGALGMAPWQVDRARRDVRGWTDEALGSALTALAEADAAVKGAERDPVFAVERLIGVIASRGRV, encoded by the coding sequence TCCGGCAGCAAAGAGCTCAGCGGCCATACCGCAGCTCTCATGGCACGAGGTGCGTCCGGCACCCGTCGTGCTCGTTTCCGGGCCTCAAGATCTCTTCGCCGATCGCGCGATAAAAGGTCTCCGCGATTATCTGCGAGCTGAAGACCCGAATCTGGAGATCAACGATATCGACGCAGCTGCATACCAACCTGGTGAGCTGCTTACCCTCGCGAGTCCGTCGCTGTTCGCTGAGCCACGACTCATCCGCGTCAGCGGCGCAGAGAAATGCACCGACGCATTTCTGGCCGAATCGATCGAATACGTTGCGGGGCCTGCCGAAGGCGCATATCTCGTCGTGCGGCACGGTGGTGGCGTGCGAGGAAAGAAGCTGCTCGAAACCATCAGGGCAGCGTCGGGAACAGCGATTGAGATCGTCTGCAATGATCTGAAGAAGGATGCCGAGAAGTACGACTTCGCGAAGGCTGAGTTCGTTCGTGCTCGCAAGCAGATCACTCCGGGCGCTCTTCGTCAGATCGTCTCAGCATTCTCCGACGACGTCGCCGAGCTCGCCGCGGCCTGCCAGCAGCTCGTCGCCGATGCGGCAGATCAGATCACCGAGAGCATTGTTGACCGTTACTACGGAGGTCGCGTCGAGACGACGGCATTCGCCGTGGCTGACATTGCGCTAGCTGGCCGAACAGCGGAGGCGCTTCTCAGTCTGAGACATGCGCTCGACTCTGGCGCCGACCCGGTGCCGATCGTCGCTGCCTTTGCAATGAAAGTGCGTGCGATGGCGAAGGTGGCGAATGCTACCGGGAGTTCGGGCCAGCTTGCGGGGGCTCTTGGGATGGCTCCATGGCAGGTCGATCGTGCCCGCCGTGACGTTCGCGGTTGGACTGACGAAGCACTGGGCAGCGCGCTCACGGCACTGGCCGAAGCTGACGCCGCGGTCAAGGGCGCAGAGCGAGACCCGGTGTTCGCCGTCGAGAGGCTGATCGGTGTGATCGCGTCTCGTGGACGGGTCTGA